A window of the Oryza brachyantha chromosome 5, ObraRS2, whole genome shotgun sequence genome harbors these coding sequences:
- the LOC102718548 gene encoding anaphase-promoting complex subunit 7, with protein MEAARESMAALVDAGLYDCAQTLGCFLVSSAPVSNEAGMSMKVESLVLHGDALHGEREFRRALSAYKQAMQYSKSIPRQATSSTRSSATPTGRSPSPNSSSLAALNENEVKFKIALCHSALREHREGLQEMEGIPSKVRTLKMNLMLGKLYRISRNNRAAAVCYKECLRQCPYVFEAITALAEMGLSSKEFSLIFSQAPNRGGKAPGDSLDAQRWWNRYVEAQCCIASHDYKGGLDIYVDLMQRFPNNVHILLEIAKVEAIIGRNDEATMNFEKARLIDPNIMTYMDEYAILLKSKSDYTKLNKLVHDMLHIDPARPETCLALAALWERKDERKALTYAEKSLRVDDRHITGYIMKGNLHLLLNRPDLAVTDFRGAQELRADLRSYQGLVRAYLALSKCKDALFTAREAMKVMHQSAKALKLVGDVHAISSSGREKARKFYESAIRLEPGFLGAALALADLHVAEGRNKDAVLLLERYLRQWADDSLHIKLAQVFAATNMLSDALSHYQSALRINPHNEAAKKGLERLEKQMKGVDPDAPEEDEENEADDVDGDQDDPELL; from the exons atggaggcggcgcgggagtCAATGGCGGCGCTCGTCGACGCCGGCCTCTACGACTGCGCCCAGACTCTC GGATGCTTTCTCGTGTCTTCGGCGCCTGTGAGTAATGAGGCCGGCATGTCCATGAAGGTGGAGAGCTTG GTTCTGCATGGCGATGCTTTGCATGGAGAGAGAGAATTTCGCAGGGCACTG AGTGCCTACAAGCAAGCTATGCAATACAGCAAAAGCATCCCTAGACAAGCAACAAGTAGCACCAGAAGCTCAGCAACCCCCACCGGCCGGTCTCCTTCTCCAAATTCTTCAAGTCTTGCAGCACTTAATGAAAATGAG gtgaaatttaaaattgcaCTCTGCCATTCTGCTCTACGTGAGCACCGTGAAGGACTTCAAGAG ATGGAAGGGATTCCTTCTAAAGTGAGGACTCTAAAAATGAATCTGATGTTAGGGAAACTATATCGGATATCCAGAAATAACCGTGCAGCTGCTGTATGTTATAAAGAATGTCTGAG GCAATGCCCTTATGTTTTTGAGGCTATTACAGCTTTGGCTGAAATGGGGCTTTCTTCAAAGGAGTTCTCTTTGATATTCTCACAA GCACCAAATCGAGGAGGCAAGGCACCAGGTGACTCTTTAGATGCACAACGTTGGTGGAAC CGCTATGTTGAGGCCCAATGTTGCATTGCTTCACATGATTATAAAG gTGGCCTTGACATATATGTAGACTTAATGCAGCGATTCCCAAACAATGTGCACATCTTGTTGGAAATTGCTAAG GTTGAAGCCATCATAGGTAGAAATGATGAAGCTACCATGAACTTTGAGAAG GCTCGGTTAATTGATCCAAACATCATGACATATATGGACGAGTATGCAATTCTCCTAAAGTCAAAATCTGACTACACAAAACTTAACAAATTGGTTCATGATATGCTGCATATTGACCCTGCGAGACCAGAAACATGTCTTGCTCTTGCAGCATTGTgggaaagaaaagatgaaagaAAAGCTTTGACATATGCTGAAAAG AGCCTTCGAGTTGATGATAGACATATAACTGGGTATATCATGAAG GGGAATCTTCATCTTCTGTTGAACCGACCTGATTTGGCAGTCACAGACTTCAGGGGAGCTCAAGAACTAAGGGCTGATCTTCGCTCTTATCAGG GTTTGGTGCGTGCTTATCTAGCACTCTCTAAATGCAAAGATGCATTATTCACTGCACGCGAAGCAATGAAAGTTATGCATCAGTCTGCAAAAGCTCTCAAGTTAGTTGGTGATGTGCATGCTATCAGTTCcagtgggagagagaag GCTAGGAAGTTCTACGAATCTGCTATTCGTCTTGAACCTGGATTTCTTGGAGCTGCATTGGCTTTGGCTGATTTACATGTTGCTGAAGGACGAAATAAGGATGCAGTATTGCTGCTTGAAAGATATCTAAGACAGTGGGCAGATGATTCCCTACACATCAAGTTGGCTCAAGTATTTGCTGCAACTAATATGCTTTCTGATGCACTTTCCCACTATCAATCTGCTCTAAG GATAAACCCACATAATGAAGCCGCAAAGAAAGGATTGGAGCGCCTAGAGAAGCAAATGAAG GGAGTAGACCCAGACGCTCCTGAAGAGGATGAAGAGAACGAAGCCGACGACGTTGATGGCGACCAAGACGACCCTGAACTGTTGTAG
- the LOC102714921 gene encoding monothiol glutaredoxin-S8 produces the protein MDRVTRLASQKAVVVFSNSKCGMSHAVTRLLRELGVDARVVELDEEPAGADMESALARMLAGGSGGGRGGVPAVFIGGRLVGSTDRVMSLHLSGSLVPLLRDAGALWV, from the coding sequence ATGGACAGGGTGACGAGGCTGGCGTCGCAGAaggcggtggtggtgttcAGCAACAGCAAGTGCGGCATGTCCCACGCCGTGACGCGGCTGCTCCGGGAGCTCGGCGTCGACGCGCGCGTGGTGGAGCTCGACGAGgagcccgccggcgccgacatggAGAGCGCGCTCGCCAGGatgctcgccggcggcagcgggggcggccgcggcggcgtgccggCGGTGTTCATCGGCGGCAGGCTCGTCGGCTCCACCGACAGGGTCATGTCGCTCCACCTATCCGGCAGCCTCGTCCCGCTCCtccgcgacgccggcgcgcTCTGGGTGTAG
- the LOC102715209 gene encoding pyridoxal phosphate homeostasis protein codes for MASVAAAEGAAAALRSVLSRAQQAAARSGRAPESVRVVAVSKTKPVGVIRGVYDAGQRCFGENYVQELIDKAPQLPEDIEWHFIGNLQSNKARALLASVPNLDMVESVDDQKIANRLDRVVADLGRKPLKILVQVNTSGEESKFGVDPSGCVELAKHVKLGCPNLVFSGLMTIGMLDYSSTPENFKTLSNCRKEVCKELGIPEEQCELSMGMSADFEQAIEMGSTNVRVGSTIFGAREYPKKN; via the exons ATGGCTTCCGTtgccgcggcggagggcgcggcggcggcgctccggtcGGTGCTGTCGCGCgcgcagcaggcggcggcgcggtcggGGCGCGCGCCCGAGTCCGTGCGGGTGGTGGCGGTGAGCAAGACGAAGCCGGTGGGCGTCATCCGCGGCGTGTACGACGCCGGGCAACGCTGCTTCGGCGAGAACTACGTCCAGGAGCTCATCGACAAGGCCCCCCAG CTTCCAGAGGATATTGAGTGGCATTTCATCGGGAACCTCCAAAGCAACAAGGCCAGAGCTCTCCTAG CTAGTGTACCAAATCTTGACATGGTTGAGAGTGTTGATGATCAGAAG ATTGCCAATCGGCTTGATCGTGTGGTAGCTGACTTGGGAAGGAAACCCCTTAAGATCTTAGTCCAGGTCAACACCAGTGGAGAAGAAT CGAAATTTGGAGTAGATCCATCAGGATGTGTAGAGCTAGCAAAACACGTCAAATTGGGCTGCCCAAATCTTGTGTTTTCTGGTTTGATGACAATCGGGATGCTTGATTATTCCTCAACTCCAGAGAATTTCAAG ACATTGTCTAATTGCCGAAAAGAGGTGTGCAAGGAGCTTGGGATTCCAGAGGAGCAGTGCGAGCTGTCTATGGGCATGTCTGCTGATTTTGAGCAAGCG ATTGAAATGGGAAGCACAAATGTTAGAGTTGGGTCGACTATATTTGGTGCAAGAGAATACCCAAAGAAGAACTAG